CGCGTATAGGACAAGTTGAGTTGCGCAACGGATTCCGCAGCTTGGGCTGCCGCCTCAGCGGCTTTGGCGGACGCTTGGGCAGCCTGGGCTTCGTGCACCGCCTTGCTGCGGTTGTCGTATTCCTCCTCGGAGATCGCCTTGGTGCCGCGCAGACTTTCAGCTCGCTTTAAATCGTTCATGGCCAGTTCGGCATGGGTTTCGGTCCGCTGATATTCGGCATGGGTACGCTGGCGTTCGGCTTGGGCGCGCTCCAGATCAGCCTGGTATGGCTTGGGGTCAATGAGGAAAAGCAGGTCGCCGGCTTTGACCTCCGCCCCATCGGTGAATTGGATGGCATGGAGATAGCCAAAGACACGCGCCCGGATTTCGACCGTTTCCACCGCTTCCAGATGGCCGGGAAATTCGTCCCAGTTGGTGACCACCATGATTTGCGGTTGCGCCACGGTAACCTTGGGTGCGGGTGGATTCGGCGCTTGGGGACGGGAGCAGGCGGTAAGGGTGGCCAGGCCGGCGATGACAGCCAGGCTGGCACGGGCAGGTTGTTTAAATATCTGCATGTACTTGGGTCTTTTCATTAATAACGTATTCTTAAAGCAATTAATTGGGATTTAAAATTCATCAGGGCCGGGTTTCCTGGAAGCCGGCACCAAAAAAATGGGTCATTTGCGCTAACACCGTTTCGGTGTCGTGCGGATCACAGGCTCCGCCGGTTTTCTCCTTGAGGTTGCCCGCATTGCACAAGATGAACGCCAGTGCGCCCCACACAAATTCCATGCGCCACTGAAGCGTTGACCGCGCGGTTTTTGGAAAGCGTTTTTGCAGGGTCTGGACAAACGCCTCGCGCAGCTCGTGGTATTGGGCGCGGATCAATTCCTGGGTCTGCGGGTTGGGTTCCGTGACCAGGCGTCCGATGAGTCGTTTGACCATCCGGCTTTCCCGCGAATCCGTGGCGGCCAGGCGCAACGGGGGAAGAATGATGGCTTTGAGCACATTTTCCACCGGGACCGGCTTGCCGTTAGCCTCCTGCTGGAACCTGGCCAGCAACTCGCGCTGCTCCTGCGCGAGGGGACCAATCCGGCGGTTCAAGACCGCCGTCATCAAACCATCCTTCGAGCCAAAATAATAATAGACGGTGGCGAGGTTGACCCCGGCATCCAGCACAATGTGG
The Verrucomicrobiota bacterium DNA segment above includes these coding regions:
- a CDS encoding TetR/AcrR family transcriptional regulator; the protein is MARVTENASKLKILDAAEHAFADSGFEGASLRHIVLDAGVNLATVYYYFGSKDGLMTAVLNRRIGPLAQEQRELLARFQQEANGKPVPVENVLKAIILPPLRLAATDSRESRMVKRLIGRLVTEPNPQTQELIRAQYHELREAFVQTLQKRFPKTARSTLQWRMEFVWGALAFILCNAGNLKEKTGGACDPHDTETVLAQMTHFFGAGFQETRP